Genomic DNA from Sporolituus thermophilus DSM 23256:
CATTCTGGTTATCAACCGGGTAAAAACCCACACCTCGTTTAAGGGGAAAGTGGAGAGCGGCCTGATCAAGAAGCTGGTCGTCGGTCTCGGCGGCCCGCTGGGCGCCCAGCAGTTTCATGGGTTCGGCAGTGCGGAACTGCCCCGGCTGCTGGTCGAAATCGGCGAGGTGCTGCTGGCGAAACTGCCCATTGTGGGCGGGCTGGCGATAATCGAAAATGCCTACGAAGAAACTGCCCTCATCCGCGCCGTAGCGCCGGCGGGCATGATTGCCGAAGAAAGCGAACTGCTGGCCTATTCTAAAAGCCTTATGCCGGCCTTGCCGGCGGATAACCTTGATTTGCTGGTTATAGAAGAGATGGGCAAGAACTACAGCGGTACCGGCATTGATACCAATATCATCGGCAGGGCGCGCATTCAGGGCGTGCCTGAACCGGAAAAACCTTTCATCAAGCGCATTGCCGTCCTCGATTTGTCGCACGAATCCCATGGCAACGCTACCGGCATCGGTCTGGCCGATTTTGTCACCAAGAAGCTGGTGGACAAAATGGACCGACACAATACCTATTTAAATTGTCTGACCAGTACGTTTGTCGTGCGGGCGGCCATTCCCATGTACTTTGACACCGAGGAAAAACTGTTCGAGGCGGCGCTGTACAGCCTAAGCAGCATTCCGCCGGAAAAACTGCGGATGGTGATCATTCCCAATACTTTGTTTTTAACCGAGTGTCTGGTATCCGAAGCGCTCATTCCTGAGCTGGCGGCGCGGCCGGGCATCGAATTGATCGGCGAGCCGGAAGAAATCTGGTTTGACGGCGATGGCAACCTGCAGCCACGGATTGGCCGGACAGCTCATTGTTAGCTATACGGACGCTAAAGGCGGCGTTTATATTTGCCTGCTGTGGACTGGCGCACTGAATTGAAATAGTAATTTTGAAATAATAGGGAGGTACGAAGCCATGATCCAGTACAACAAAGTTACCCCAGCCGTAGTTGAGGCGCTCAAACATATTGTCGGTGACAAATATGTCATCACCGACGAAGAGAAAATGCTCCCCTACAGCCATGACGAGGTTACCGACAGCCGCTACCACCATATGCCGGAAGTAGTCGTCCTGCCGCGGACGGCACAGGAGATTGCCGAAATTGTCAAACTGGCCAACCGTGAGCTTATTCCCATCGTACCCCGCGGTGCGGGCACAGGGCTAGCCTGCGGCGCCGTACCGGTGCACGGCGGCATTGTCCTCAGTCTTGAACGCATGAACAGCATACTGGAGCTAAATACCGACAGCTTGTATATGGTTGTCGAGCCGGGCATTCGCACCGATGACGTGCAAAACGCCGCCCGCGAGGCCGGACTGTTCTACGCGGGCGACCCGTGCAGCGGCGACAGCTGCTTTATCGGCGGCAACGTTGCCACCAACGCCGGCGGCAACCGGGCGGTAAAATACGGAACGACCCGCGACCAGGTTTATGCCATCGAGGTGGTAACGCCCCGCGGCGATATTGTAACGTTAGGCGGCCGCCTGGAAAAGGTAACTACCGGTTACCGCCTGGACCAGCTGATCATTGGCTCAGAGGGCACGCTGGGCATTATCACCAAGATAACGCTCAAACTTATGCCTCTGCCCCAGCATGTCGTCGATCTGCTGGCCGTATTTCCGGACATTGATACGGCCATCGGCCTGGTGCCCAAACTTATCAAAGCCGGGATAACGCCTACCTGTGTGGAGTTCATGGACAATATCACCATTCGGAGCGTTGAGCGCTTCCTCAATGAAAAGCTCCCCCATAGCGAAAACGGCCATTATGTTATCGTTCAGGTCGAAGGCGAAAACGAAGACGACCTGGACAACAAGAGCGTGCTTTTGGACGAGCTGTGCACCGAGCACGGCGCGATGAGCGTTTTGGTGGCCGACCCCAAAAAGATTTGGCGGGCGCGCAAGTCGTTCGCCGAGGCCGTTCGGCACGAAAGCCTCATTCAGGCCAAGGAAGACATTGTCGTACCGGTTGACCAGATCCCGGCGATGATGCGCGAAATTGCCGTCTTAAGCGAAAAATACGGCCTGGCGACCCGGACGGCCAGCCATGCCGGCGACGGCAACATCCACCTGAATATCTTGAAAGGCGACATGCCGGATGGGGAATGGGATGCCAAGCTCGACGCTTTCCAGCACGAGCTATATAAGTGCGTATACCGGCTGGGCGGCAAGTTGTCCGGCGAACACGGCATTGGTTACAAACGCAAACAGCTTATGCAAGAATTTACCGATCCGGTGGAACTCGAGATGATGCGGGCGATTAAAAAGGCTCTGGACCCCAATCTTATTCTCAACCCGGGCAAAATTTTCGATGTATGAAAATGCGAAGCGGGCGCATAAAGCGCCCGCTTATTTTAATGTGGGCCCGGTATGGCGGGTTTTAACCTTGTGCGGCAATAGTCTCCCGCCGCTAAGCTACCTTACTCATGCCAGTGAGAGCGTGTACCGCATATACCCGAACAAAACCACGCGGGCAAAAACAAGGCCAGGCTGTGGGGTGCCCGACGAGAGGCAGCGGTAATACAATGTAGCAGACATGGCAACAAGGGGCGAGGAAACATGAGCATGCAGGAACGGTTTAGCCGGTGGAACGAGTGGTTGGCCCGGCGGATGTTTTTACTGGTGCTATTGGCGCTGGGGCTTGGCTTTAGTGTGAAGCTGCCGGCCGGACCGGCTGTTAAAGGGGCGGTCATTGGCCTTTTTGCGTATATGACATTCGTTACATCCATTGGCATCAGTTTTCGTCAGTTTTTTCGCGTCCTCAGCCGGCCCTGGGTGCCGCTATGGGTGCTTGTTCTTGTCCATGTGGTTACACCGCTGGTGGCGTGGGGGGCGGGTCAGCTTTTTTATCCCGATGAC
This window encodes:
- a CDS encoding FAD-binding oxidoreductase, whose protein sequence is MIQYNKVTPAVVEALKHIVGDKYVITDEEKMLPYSHDEVTDSRYHHMPEVVVLPRTAQEIAEIVKLANRELIPIVPRGAGTGLACGAVPVHGGIVLSLERMNSILELNTDSLYMVVEPGIRTDDVQNAAREAGLFYAGDPCSGDSCFIGGNVATNAGGNRAVKYGTTRDQVYAIEVVTPRGDIVTLGGRLEKVTTGYRLDQLIIGSEGTLGIITKITLKLMPLPQHVVDLLAVFPDIDTAIGLVPKLIKAGITPTCVEFMDNITIRSVERFLNEKLPHSENGHYVIVQVEGENEDDLDNKSVLLDELCTEHGAMSVLVADPKKIWRARKSFAEAVRHESLIQAKEDIVVPVDQIPAMMREIAVLSEKYGLATRTASHAGDGNIHLNILKGDMPDGEWDAKLDAFQHELYKCVYRLGGKLSGEHGIGYKRKQLMQEFTDPVELEMMRAIKKALDPNLILNPGKIFDV